Below is a genomic region from Gadus chalcogrammus isolate NIFS_2021 chromosome 19, NIFS_Gcha_1.0, whole genome shotgun sequence.
CTAGGCCCTACACACATCAGTAGCTCGAATGTGATAGAAGTAATGCGCATGCTTGGCCATGGCACCTTGATGTATCAAGATTGTGTAGAATGTGCAATGATCATCAtaatgatttattatttaatatctCCAAGTCATATTATCGTTCTCACTGTAATGtcaggaggaacacacacacacacacacacacacacacacacacacacacacacacacacacacacacacacacacacacacacacacacacacacacacacacacacacacacacacacacacacgttaacaacAAACGGGAGAGTGCGTTGTAGTTGTAGATTTTAACACTTTAACAAAACAAGAGAGTTAAAGAAAACCAAAGTATGAAAGACAAAGACTTTCACTAACACTTCTGAACGCGTAAGAACAAAGCCTGAGTTTGTTTGGCAATGAACTCAAGAGCCTCTCCTCAGACCTCAGCCTATATGCCCCAGTCTGCAAATCCATCATCCCTATGTCGCTACCTCATCCCATGCTTCCATTTCCTTATGTGGAAATCCACTGCATTTTCTTATGTGGAAATCCGCTGCTCCCTTGCTCTCCTTCTCATGGCCCCCCAGCTTGTATGACACCATATATGGAAACATGCTAGCTGCACACAGTCAACATACCAGCTACACACATCCAACAGGTCAACTGCATCCATTCAACTCTTAGAAAATACAAGGGTAGCAATTATTACATCTGTACTGGGGGAGTGTGATACTTTGTTAACTCAATGTTTCTCCACACTTATTTGATTCATATAGAGTATAGGCAAGGTAATACTAATATATTTTTCCATTAGATGTTATCATCAATTTCTACCATAAGAGCCCCAAGCACAATTCTTCACAAGTCTTATACACAAACCAAATGAAGGCAGTACAGTAATGGAAGCACTTCTGTCTCCTCAACTCTTGCCATTAATGTTGGTTGGCGGGCTAGAGAGGTTATACAAGTGCTGTTGTCTGTACCCAAGGCCACAACATTATTATTGACTCATGATCTTATTGGTGTCTCCCAGGCAATTATACAAGTTAGACCACTTCTCCactctgtgtttatttatatgcatgcaaagatgtgtgcgtgtgtttggatTTGCATGCACATGGTTCTGAGTGTacatgtgagaatgtgtgtgtgtgtgcttgtatatgAATGTACATGtgagaatgtgtgcatgtgtgagtgtacgtgtgataatgtgtgtgtgtgtgtgtgtgtgtgtgtgtgtgtgtgtgtgtgtgtgtgtgtgtgtgtgtgtgtgtgtgtgtgtgtgtgtgaatatgtgtgtgagggtgtacaCGTATcgatgtgaatgtgtgcgtgcgtaagtgtgaatgtgtgtgtatgtgtgtgttgggttgtgaGGTTGGCGTaagtgtgaacgtgtgtgtctgtgtctacacATTTGCAAATGTCCACGTATATGGTTGTGTTGGTGTCCATGtgagaatgtctgtgtgtgtgtgtctgtgtgtctgtgtctgtgtgtgtgtgtgtgtgtgtgtgtgtgtgtgtgtgtgtgtgtgtgtgtgtgtgtgtgtgtgtgtgtgagtgagagagcatacacgtgaatggtgaatgtgtgtctttgtgtgtgcgtgcaccagCAAAAAACGCTTTCTCTCCATGAGACTATCCTTGCCcgcagccacaggcccccttgTGGAATGTTGTATAGAGCACAGCCTATAGAGGGAGGCCATCCCAggacatggcacacacacacacacagtacactgagacacacaaagacatactcatacgcacacacacccacgcacacccacaaaTGCAACACTgaaacacgcaaacatacacaggaACAAAAACGCAAGCAGACATTCACACAAGGCCATgggtgcgcacacacattcacacacacaaatggagacgcacaaacacacaggcaaataCAGCTGTTGAGAACCATCACAAACCTTTGGCAGCCGGCCAAGTCAAAGACGGGTAGCGTTGAAGGCCCTGGtttagaaagaaagagaaaaaaagccCAACACATTTTCCATGTATGTTGTGTTAAACATTGAAGAAAGAAACTtggcagcacaaacacacattactcCGAAACGATTTCCCGGCAATGAGGAGGAGTAAGAATATCATAAATACTGAGATAAGACCTTTCTTTGTGTTGCCTATATAGCTGACacatgagtctgtgtattaaaaTGGACCATATTTAAAGGCGAGGACACGGCTGTGTTTCTTTCGTTGTTGTTGTACAAAATGCTTAGGGCTAAGGTGCATATTGGCTGAATGAACTTGCATAACAAACAATAGTGTGATTTAAAACTGTAAAAACAGTtgacaaccaacaacaacattCAACCAAAGTAATGCCCTCAGACAGTTTTCAACTTGATGCTAAATTAGCTTAACCGAGGGTTAACCACAGCGATTACTAAGGTCAGACTAGCTATGCCATGACCAACTGTTGGGAAGAATCGGGTGTCGTCATTACACATTGGACTGAGTCTATATGCTGGGGCAGCCTATTCTCAGAAGATACCTTGAATACAAGATCACGACGATAACATTTCCACTGTGATACCCTTGTTAAGATGGCGGTGATTTTACATTGCGACGGCATTGTGTAATTACATGCAATGTGTATTGAGTAAACAAGAGTAACCAATGGAAGTAGGCAGTCCTGCCTGCCttccaataataaaaaaaaagagaaggaaagagaactgctgagaaagagagaggagtagaAGTGGAGTTGCGTTGAGATGGAAAGCAAAGAAAAGTGACAGGAAATGAGCACTTCACCACAGCTTATGTGACAGCCAGCCACATACTGTATAGCGTAAGCGTGCCTGAGGCTGGCTTTCACCTACGGGTTCACGTGAGGTGACCAGCCCCATAAACATCCATACTATGGCAGGTTCATAGACTCAAATAACTCCAGCAAATCAAATACAGAgagctaaaaaaaataaaaagggtagACCTGAAATGTTGCTATGCCCATGAGGACAATGGATTTCTAATTAAATGTACACCTAATGCCAATGTCCTTATGATAATGTAATTTAATTGAGTTATCTTTCCCTCTGTCGTTTTGGGCTTTGGAACTCAGTTGACTAAAATGTGTTAACATCTGATTAAGAGGAATAAAAACAGCATACATCATTCCCATACTTTCCCATCTCATTTGCTTTTAACCATACTctttaacaaaaataaaccaTAGAGACACCATTGAAACACTATTCAAACCATGGCGGGCCTCTATTAAGTGTAGTACAACTGTACAGGCATGCTTAAACGTCCAATAGTCCACGTGATCATGACAGGATGACCCGGAGCAGAACGGTACAGTAACGCGTCCATCACCTTTGACAGTAAGGAACACCATAAACCTATGTGCCCGAACATGTTAACCAGAGCGACATCACGCTCTGGGTCCAtgtcctaacacacacaaaacttaGCTTCATGGAGAAAACCCCAAAACGGATGACACTGAGCTACCCTTTTCAACCCAGTGTGACTATACGAGCGACATTAGGACACTTTCTTCTGGGAGAACTGTGACATCTGGTTGTGACCATTTGAAACCTTATCAGGACAGATTTGAATAGTGGCTGGGGAATGCTGTAGATTTTAATAAACACAATCATTAGCATACATGTACAATAATGCTATATGAAGTGTGGTCGCGAGTTAATGTAGGTCCTACGGCATCACGGCTGGATGTATAACCCTTAAAAACATACCAACACAAAAGTTAAAATGACTAGTTTAGCTGCCGGTGCGAACAAATGCCCCATATCGCATTGCCAAGTCAGCAGAATATCTGGCTAAGTTTCCATATCCTGTAGTAAGGCGATCGATAGGACATAAAAACGAGGGTCGGgcgaataaaaacacaacgtaAAGCCCTCGTACGAAATGTATGCGCAAGTCAACAAGACATAGAGAATATTTACCCCTGAATGCGGCtccttcataaaaaaaatacgtGTCcgccggggggaggagggggtggaagaagaggaagatgtggGTATCGTATACCCCTCTCAACACCTCTAAAGTTTGCGGGGTACCTCTGATGCAGGCCCGGGCTTCTCTCGCCTCGCCTGTTCGCTTCACTCTAGCAGCTCGCCCCGCTCGCGCCCCATCATATCCAACGACACTCTGTTCGCGTGCTCTCCGTTTGCAGGAAGTGAACGCAGCTCACATGAACGGTATATGAACTGCGTGCTGCCTGACATCACTCACCGTTCGGTAAAGACTTTTTTAAAGACACAGACGTTTTGTAAAGGGGAAAATGCCTGGTGACACTCGACTTTATTTTAGGTTATATTcaagtcggtgtgtgtgtgtgtgtgtgtgtgtgtgtgtgtgtgtgtgtgtgcgtgtgcgtgcgcgtgtgcgtgcgtgtgtgtgtgtgtgtgtgtgagtgagagagagagagtgtgtgtgcctgtgtgcgtgtctgtgcgccGACAAGTCTCGATTCTCAAAGTCGGCGGCACACCGTCgtatggcggtggtggtggtgctgtgcgCAGAAATgtgtacctttttttttttcttaccgACACGTTGGTCGAGTTTAAAGGACACTCTAGGCGAGTTTAAAGGTGTACTGCTGGCATTTCCGAGTGGCGCGCCGGGATGATATATTATACCGTGGCCCGATGCGATAACATTTTATATAAACGCCGACAGGATTCGCACCTCTCGCTACTAAAACGAGGTCAACGGTGCGCCATACAGTCAGCAGGACTGCGTGGTTTGTTATCTCACGGCCCTATGTTGATTATAGGGCTATTGTTTAGGGAACAGGACATGTGCCGCTCCCCTTATATATTAACTGAGATAGAGTGAACTTTTCTCTGGACGAAACGTCCATTTTTCTAATCAATGTGATAGCTCTAATATGAGCTCCCTCACTATAGACTACTTTGCAAAGATAGCTTTACTTTTCCAGTCTgaaaagtaggcctattggTGTCTTGCTTGCTGGTATTGTGAGTTTACGTTTCGGTTCTATATTGGCTTCTCAGTTGAGGGTCAAAGTCATGaatgcattaggcctacataactATATAAGTCCGTACTATTCAAATATTTTGGGAGGTGCCTCCATGGCATGGTTATTTCCATATTATTgagtacttttttttgtttctccaTTATTGTATGCatatttgcaatttttttaACTTCCAGTCTTTATAAAATACGATAGGTTGCCCAGGGAGCAAATAAATGAGGTTAGAAAATATCGATACGCATGTCTCTCCAGGCTATACTCTTTTGAGTTGCCCTGCACAACTACAAGTCAACCTGACGTTTCTATTTCACCTCTGTACTGTTGAGACATTTGGATCTCACTCGGCTCAGAATGTGATGCATATGCGTTGATCCGCAAAACAATAGAGTATTGTTGAGAGCACCGATTATCCGCGTGCGGCCTTGAGCCATTGCCAGTCTCGAGCAGATCCCGAAGAAAGCAGGCCAGGCCACGCACTGCAGCGTCGACGCGTCGAGAGCAGTGCATAGGCCTACACCAAAGTCCTCCACTGTCTCTGGGGCTTTACCTACGCAATaaccaaataataataataattaaaacgtTTAGGAGCTGAGACATGTGGAAATCACGCCCTTTCGAGTAGGCCGTGTCCGTCGAGCGCCAATTATAAGGAGAGATGTGTCAAGGTCACAGAGTCTATGCTATGGTGGCCTATTTCCAAGTCTTCGATCGGCTCTCTGTATTTCTTGTAGGGATGCATGTATGCATACTGAGGCTATATAAGGTGATTGGGACACAGCCACAGCCATTGTTATGGTTGGCAGAGATGGGAGAGTTGGGTCGCGGTTGGTCATTGTGTTCTGAGGGAAGCCAAACAGAGGCGCCTGTGAGAAACACGGTGGGCCCGCTTTTGATGGATGACTGATAGAGGCACCAAGTGTTCGTCCGAGCTAATGAGTGCAGAAAGCGATAAATCTATGTAGTCGATTTTCAAACGAAAACGGGTATGAAAATCAAAATGGCTTAGTTTCTGCTTGAATGCTCGTTTTTTGTTTATCttttaagaaaaacaaacaaacattggcTGTTTATTGGTCAGAAATGCCACATTGTGTTGGTCTCCGTTTCAAAACAGAAAATGAATAATTTGAGCGAAGCAAGCAGATTCAGTTTTATCACGTTGGCCTGTAGCTTGTAATAATTCCATCGTTTTTTACAGGCCTACGTGTTGCCTGTAAATGGTTCATATGAACCACCGTGAGCCTACCCTTTTCAAGGTTGTGTTCCAAAATAAAACGTAGGCCCTATTTGTAACTTAACTGTGTATTGGAAATAACTTAATTTGAACGTAGAAATACAAAACTACTAAAACCACAATCCAGTGCAATGGCTCATACAATTATAAGTCGTTTTAATCATTTTATAATTGACATATCAAACTGTAAAAACATAAGAGTCACATTAGGCTTGCCTGAACATTACATTGACGAACATCAATTAAGTTGTTTATTTAGTTGGCACACTGTGGCTTCATTTTACAGCCCATAATGAACATAATCAAGCCAAGTTATCCCAGTTTGACAATCACTGTATGATACTGCCCCCTAGTTAAAACTAAATTAACTGCAATTTGAGAACCAAACGGCACCGACGATGTCATTGACACAAACATACTATTGATTTAAATCGTACAGAATTAAATGATGATATTATTTGACGCCAGACAGTCCGTCTTGTAAGGCAATTAGAATAGGTAGGTCAATTTAATCTTGTGACTACACCATTAAAAACAGACAGCAGAACTGGAAAATCGGATGGTAAAGATAAATACAAGGTAAACGGTTtgaattaaattatattttggaAATCAACcatgattaaaaataaaataaaacatgaactaaagaaaaaaaaaaattaaagacaTTGATTGAGGTGCGGACAGCCCTTCAATAACTAAGGTGTATGCTGTTTCACAAAATAAGTTAATACAGCCAGAGTGCCTTGCAAAAATATTCAACAACAACCCCCATGAATGTTGTCAGGAGTCAAACTATTTATAAGTAGATATGTCCAGGAAAATGAAATATACTGCTTTAATATGATAATAACATTAGCAAATGGTAAAGAGACCATTTGCTGCAATGGGAAATCTTTACCAGCTTTGCAACCTTGTGTTGGAAGGCATTTCATGGCAGGTTTAGCATCAGATCATACAGGCTGGTTTGAGGACACTTGTTGTGTACAATGAGCTCCAGAGATCCTCCAGACGTGTGCGTTTGACTCTGCCACTTGACGACTTTCACCCTGTTGAACCTCATGCTTGAGATCGATGAACTACTAAAAGATGAACTTTCTCCCACAACTCACTGATGCAGAATCTCCCATTCAATTTACTGCTACATTCAATCCTCCATTTTAGCAAGGTACCCAGTCCCCAAAGATGAAGTATTTGCAGTGTCAGGTGTATGGTCAGGCACGCAACCAGTAGCACTTTGAATAGTGGGCAAACCAAATCCCTGTCCTGCATCTTAGCTGGCAAATTCCTGATATGTTTTCCAATAAAGTCCTCTTTTTAATTAGTGTTCTTCACAACATAACATGAAGGCCACACTTGAATTGAGACTTGAGCACTTTTAAAATAATACACCACCACTCCAGACAGTCGGTGTTGCACAGCTTCCAATTGCGTGCTTGAATGCATAACATTTTGTCTTCCCATTTCAGTTCCTTTAGAAAGTCAGTGCTACCAATGCTTACTAAACAGGCGGGGGCGTTGGCCAATGTTGGGCCTACCCTGTCCTTGTTAAGGCAACATGTTTAACCTGCAGGAGCTGAAACTCCTCCTCAGTTTATACACCTGCGCAACCAGGGTATTTCATGTTATTCACAAAATCTTGTTGAAACATATAACCAGTGGCACTTTTAAACATGGTAATAACAAAATCTCCAGGGCGGAAACCTTCTGGTCTTGTCCAACCAAATTCTCATTTGTCGGAAAATCGCTGGCGTTACATTCAGAATGAGAAAACCTTTctaatccattattattattttggagGGATAGGCTATATTATGTTAGAAATATCATTGAGAGGCTTTGAGTGTGAACATATCAGAATTGGCACCTTGGCCAGTATGGCAGCACAAACCATTGCGACACAATATATTAAATTCAGAACAGGACCTAAAACAGAGTCTTTCTACGTATTTCTTTACTTCTGTCTGACGCGGTGCTCCGTGGCGTCCCTTGGCTTATCTGATGTGCAACCCGCTCAACAATGTAAAACTGACACCGACTTCCTCCACACAGCCCTTAGGTGATATTTAGGCTACTAGGTAGAGGGCCCACAGTGCCCTGTGGCCCATTTAGTTCATATTGTCGACCAACATTTCCTTGACTACAGCCCTAACCACCTCAGCATCGTTTCTAACTCAGCACAAAGCTGATTTCAATGTGGTTGAATATTTTCGCAAGGCACTGAATTTTACACAAATCATCTGAAGGGGGACCAAAACttgctcgctcacacacacacacacacacacacacacacacacacacacacacacacacacacacacacacacacacacacacacacacacacacacacacacacacacacacacacacacacacacacacacacacagcctagtCTACCATGTGTCCCAATGTCCTCCGTCCTCCTTCAAGGCGCTACATGTCCACAAACACCATGAAGCACCAGCCCAGCCCGCCCACCAGGAACATGGTGACGTGCATGCTGTAGATGAACAGGTCGTTGAGGGCGCCAAAGTCCAGCCGCCGGTGCCCCAGCAGCAGGAGGATGACGGACAGCTTGTACTGGAGCCGCAGGAGCGCCCGCACGCCGGCGTACTGCGCCAGGAAGAGCGCCGACAGCGCCACCCACAGCAGCGACGTCACCAGGCTGCAGCCGAAGTACAGCAGGAAGCGCAGGAAGCTGTACATGCAGCGCGAGCGCAGGTACAGGTCAAAGTTGTTGTACTTGGTGGCGTGCGCCAGCTGGCCGCCGCGGGAGGCGCCGCAGGCCGAGTGCATGCACGTGGTGTGGGGGCCGTGGAAGCTGCGCGCCCTCCGCGGGATGGGGATCACAGGCATGGGTGGGCCGGCCGCACCCCGGGCGAGGATACGCACCGAGGGGAGGGCCGGTGGGAGCTGTGGTGACGGGCGGGCCGAGTCCTCTGTTGTGTTGCCGTTTGCGCCCCGGGCATTAGCATTATTGGGTTGTTGTTGTCTGTGAACTCGGAAGTGCTTCTTGTTTAAAGGGGTACCTGTTGGTGGAGGACCCTCTGGTGGCAGCAGCGGTGCTGCTCTTCAAAGTCCCGGAAGGGAAGGAGTTGTTTCGGGTAGGGAAAGCAACGTCATGGTTCTGTGAGGACACAATCTGTGTTAATCAGACGTTATCGGGTGTGAAGTAGGGATTTTTAAATTGGGGGAACTCTTGCCATTCATGTATGGCATCCAACATGAAATTGGCCAATGTACCATTTGTTAGTATCTAAACGATGGCATGATATAGCACCTTCAATTGGAATATTAAGAGCTCTGCATTTCAATATGTACATATTTAGACCATAATAGTAAAAACGAAATAAGCTACAAATTGACAACTCGCTTTAGGCCATAATCAACAATCCAAACAGAAAACGTGCGAGGAGTGGTACAAAGCACGCTACCTATAACCACTACACCACCGTTCCTGGGTTataacatacataaacacaaccCCTAAAGAGCTGTGGTTGTCTTGTCATAAATGTAGGCATATTCAATGCATAAAATGGGCGACCTTTTTTGAGATAACATTGTTATCGCGCAATACAGAAGTGACTGTTAACGGTTTTGCACGATGCATCTATTATGACTTAAGCTGTCAAGAactgatatacatatatatatatacaagtgtttttaaatgaaaacaacgtTGATTCATCTCACATGGAAAATTCCTCGAACGTCTCCATCACCAACATGCAACCTCGTACAGAGATGACCCCTacatataaccgcatttcaaTTATAAACTACATTTTTATGAATTAAATCGTTTTCTTCCACGTTTTTAAAAGTGTTGATGTAGTTTCAGCAAATAATGATGATATCTAACGACGGTAGCAGGTACAACACTTACTAGCGTTTACAACACGTCGCAAAACACAGCAGTCATCCATGATGACGGCAGACGTGAATTAAAGGTATAGCGTTCCAATAATGT
It encodes:
- the LOC130372333 gene encoding transmembrane protein 250; translated protein: MPVIPIPRRARSFHGPHTTCMHSACGASRGGQLAHATKYNNFDLYLRSRCMYSFLRFLLYFGCSLVTSLLWVALSALFLAQYAGVRALLRLQYKLSVILLLLGHRRLDFGALNDLFIYSMHVTMFLVGGLGWCFMVFVDM